Proteins co-encoded in one Sporohalobacter salinus genomic window:
- the hcp gene encoding hydroxylamine reductase, which produces MFGWFSNDENEVENPDMFCYQCEQTLEGGCTKFGVCGKDPNLASLQDTIIFGLKGVAAYATHARELGYTSDKVNQITQEALYTTLTNSNFNLEEHIEMALKVGEATTEVMDLLDQAHTENLGIPEPVEVTQNKVEGHSIVVTGHNLYALKELLKQTEGKGINIYTHSEMLPAHGYPELNKYDHLKGNIGKAWYDQRQLFADFPGAILGTTNCLMPIKGDYEDRFFTHGTAGLKGAQKIENDDFTPLIEKALELPAANLDSDETLTTGFHHQTVLNIAPEIVEAVKDGKISRFFVIAGCDAPTQGRDYYRELAKSIPEDGVILTTSCGKFRFNDLDYGTVPGTDIPRYIDLGQCNNSGSAVKIALALAEAFDCEINELPLSIVLSWFEQKAVAILLGLFNLGIQDIYVGPTVPEFLSETVVEVLQDNFNLQTTGDPQEDLQQMLD; this is translated from the coding sequence ATGTTTGGATGGTTTAGTAACGATGAAAATGAAGTAGAAAATCCTGATATGTTTTGTTATCAATGCGAACAGACTTTAGAAGGAGGGTGCACAAAGTTTGGTGTCTGTGGTAAAGATCCTAATTTAGCTAGCTTACAAGATACAATTATCTTTGGCTTAAAAGGAGTAGCGGCTTATGCTACTCACGCTAGAGAATTAGGTTATACAAGTGATAAAGTAAATCAAATCACTCAAGAAGCCCTATATACTACTTTGACTAATTCTAACTTTAATTTAGAAGAACACATTGAAATGGCCCTAAAAGTAGGAGAAGCTACTACTGAAGTAATGGACTTATTAGATCAAGCTCATACAGAAAATTTAGGTATTCCTGAACCCGTTGAAGTTACCCAAAATAAAGTAGAAGGACATTCTATTGTAGTTACAGGACATAATTTATATGCTTTAAAAGAATTATTAAAACAAACAGAAGGTAAAGGAATTAATATTTATACTCATTCCGAAATGTTACCTGCTCATGGATATCCCGAATTAAATAAATACGATCATCTGAAGGGGAATATTGGTAAAGCCTGGTATGATCAACGCCAATTATTTGCTGATTTTCCAGGAGCTATTTTGGGAACTACTAACTGCTTAATGCCGATTAAAGGAGATTATGAAGACCGCTTCTTCACTCATGGAACTGCTGGCTTAAAAGGAGCACAAAAAATTGAAAATGATGACTTCACTCCTTTAATTGAAAAAGCCTTAGAATTACCAGCAGCTAATCTAGATTCAGACGAAACTCTAACTACCGGTTTTCACCACCAAACTGTATTGAACATTGCTCCAGAAATTGTGGAGGCTGTAAAGGACGGCAAAATTAGTAGGTTTTTTGTAATTGCCGGCTGCGATGCTCCAACTCAAGGAAGAGACTATTATCGAGAATTAGCTAAATCAATTCCTGAAGATGGAGTTATTTTAACTACTTCTTGCGGTAAGTTTAGATTTAATGATCTTGATTACGGCACTGTTCCCGGCACGGATATCCCGCGCTACATTGATTTAGGTCAATGTAATAATTCAGGATCAGCAGTTAAAATTGCTCTTGCTTTAGCAGAAGCCTTTGACTGTGAAATAAATGAACTACCGCTTAGCATCGTTTTATCTTGGTTTGAACAAAAGGCAGTAGCCATTTTATTAGGATTATTTAATTTAGGCATTCAAGATATCTACGTTGGTCCTACAGTTCCTGAATTCCTATCAGAAACTGTCGTTGAAGTTCTTCAAGATAACTTTAATTTACAAACTACTGGTGATCCGCAAGAAGATCTACAACAAATGCTAGACTAA
- a CDS encoding ABC transporter ATP-binding protein, whose protein sequence is MSLIQLENVSKIYDGDVHALDNVSLEIEAGEWLSIMGPSGSGKSTMLNLIGCMDTPSKGQVKIDGIDISKLDKKELTTVRREKIGLVFQQFHLVPYLTAVENVMTAQYYHSMADEEEAREALTKVGLEHRADHLPKELSGGEQQRVCVARALINYPKLILADEPTGNLDKENENIVLDLFTELHKQGHSILMVTHDPKVGELAQRQINLDHGRLM, encoded by the coding sequence ATGAGCTTAATTCAATTAGAAAATGTGTCTAAAATATATGATGGTGATGTGCATGCTTTAGATAATGTTAGTTTAGAAATTGAAGCAGGAGAATGGTTATCTATTATGGGACCTTCTGGTTCAGGAAAGAGTACTATGTTAAATTTAATTGGTTGTATGGATACTCCTTCTAAAGGTCAGGTGAAGATTGATGGCATTGATATTTCAAAATTAGATAAGAAAGAATTGACTACTGTGCGGCGAGAAAAGATTGGGTTAGTTTTTCAACAATTTCACTTGGTTCCTTATTTGACAGCAGTAGAGAATGTAATGACAGCTCAATACTATCATAGTATGGCTGATGAAGAAGAGGCTAGAGAAGCCCTAACTAAAGTTGGTCTAGAGCATAGAGCAGATCATTTACCTAAGGAATTATCAGGTGGGGAACAGCAAAGAGTCTGTGTGGCTAGAGCCTTAATTAATTATCCTAAATTAATCTTAGCAGATGAGCCGACTGGTAATTTAGATAAAGAGAATGAGAATATAGTACTAGACTTATTTACTGAATTACATAAACAAGGACATAGTATTTTAATGGTTACACATGACCCTAAAGTAGGAGAGTTAGCTCAGCGGCAGATTAATTTGGATCATGGTAGGTTAATGTAG
- a CDS encoding ferredoxin family protein, producing the protein MGGFLISNFTKDKETPLDSVSIKVDDNSHIYIKDAEICLEKCENKPCTYYCPTRVFSWDGEQNRIKVDYTRCVECLACPYGCPYNNISWSFPKGGYGVNYQS; encoded by the coding sequence TTGGGGGGATTTCTAATTTCTAATTTTACTAAAGATAAAGAGACACCCTTAGATTCTGTATCAATCAAAGTAGATGATAATTCTCATATTTATATAAAGGATGCAGAGATCTGTTTAGAAAAATGTGAAAATAAGCCCTGTACTTATTATTGTCCTACTCGAGTTTTTTCTTGGGATGGAGAACAGAATAGGATTAAGGTTGATTATACTAGATGTGTAGAATGTTTAGCTTGTCCTTATGGCTGTCCATATAATAATATTTCCTGGAGCTTTCCTAAAGGAGGTTATGGGGTTAATTACCAGAGTTAA
- a CDS encoding ABC transporter permease: protein MRKLKMFLRIVGKSFKERKSRVAIAFFAIVVGISVISALFNVYYDINIKMSQELRNYGANLIVKPSKQKQKEISEQDLNKVVSKFNDTELVGYRPNLYGIAKVKAKQVVYKSTKPVVLVGTWFDQIKKVNPYWKITGELPLDHSIADEVVIGKEVANKLNYGIGDKIKIITDKMWGEKELIVTAIVETGAKADNRVFVNLPVAQEVFAKSNQVSTAYFSILTKGKSLDQKVTALNKELTNVKLESIKKIASSEGKILNKIKSLMYLVVMIILASTLLCVSTTMMTIVTERKEEIALKKALGAENKQVSMEFLTEAAILGGIGGLVGYGLGFLGAQAIGKSVFDSYISFRPMIIPISFILSILVSCFASALPVQRVINIDPAVTLKGE, encoded by the coding sequence ATGCGGAAGCTAAAGATGTTTTTACGGATTGTTGGTAAGTCTTTTAAAGAAAGAAAATCAAGAGTTGCTATAGCCTTTTTTGCTATAGTAGTTGGAATTAGTGTAATTTCAGCTTTATTTAATGTTTACTATGATATTAATATTAAGATGAGTCAGGAGCTAAGAAATTATGGAGCAAACTTAATTGTAAAGCCTAGTAAGCAAAAACAGAAAGAAATTAGTGAACAAGACTTAAATAAGGTAGTTAGTAAATTTAATGATACAGAATTAGTAGGTTATAGGCCTAATCTTTACGGAATAGCTAAAGTTAAGGCTAAACAAGTTGTTTATAAAAGTACTAAACCAGTGGTGTTAGTAGGAACCTGGTTTGACCAGATAAAGAAGGTGAATCCTTACTGGAAGATAACAGGTGAATTGCCTTTAGATCATAGTATAGCTGATGAAGTAGTTATTGGGAAGGAAGTAGCTAATAAGTTAAATTATGGGATAGGAGATAAGATTAAGATTATTACAGATAAGATGTGGGGGGAGAAAGAACTTATTGTTACTGCTATAGTAGAGACTGGTGCTAAAGCAGATAACCGGGTTTTTGTTAACTTACCAGTAGCTCAAGAAGTGTTTGCTAAGTCAAATCAGGTTAGTACTGCTTATTTTAGTATTTTAACTAAGGGGAAAAGTTTGGACCAGAAAGTGACAGCATTAAATAAAGAATTGACTAATGTTAAATTAGAATCAATTAAAAAGATTGCTAGTTCTGAAGGTAAGATTTTAAATAAGATTAAGTCATTAATGTATTTAGTAGTTATGATTATTTTAGCCTCAACTTTACTTTGCGTGTCAACTACTATGATGACTATAGTTACAGAAAGAAAAGAAGAGATTGCTTTAAAGAAGGCCTTAGGCGCTGAAAATAAACAAGTAAGTATGGAATTTTTAACTGAAGCTGCCATTTTAGGTGGTATTGGTGGCTTGGTAGGTTACGGGTTAGGATTTCTAGGAGCTCAAGCTATTGGGAAAAGTGTTTTTGATTCTTATATTTCCTTTAGACCAATGATTATTCCTATTTCGTTTATATTATCTATTTTAGTTTCTTGTTTTGCTTCTGCTCTGCCAGTACAAAGAGTTATTAACATTGATCCAGCAGTTACTTTAAAAGGAGAATAG
- the hcp gene encoding hydroxylamine reductase, which yields MSMLCYQCEETAKGEGCTIRGVCGKTDTVANLQDLLIYLLKGISVYGAKAEALGVQDEKADEFIMESLFATVTNVNFAEDDFVEFIEEAFEVRADLKDKLLAEYDGSEADLDAEVPEMATWTADSKDEIYQKSEEVGIPTTDNEDINSLRELLTYGLKGIAAYADHAYVLGEKKDEIFSFMKEALVAITDDSLTVDDLVGLVMKCGELGVDTMALLDKANTENYGHPEPTEVELGTRDNPGILVSGHDLRDLEELLEQTKGTGVDVYTHGEMLPAQSYPAFKEYDHFAGNYGGSWWKQKEEFEKFNGPILMTTNCLVPPKDSYKDRVYTTGVVGFEGMDHIGDRVNDQSKDFSSVIEHAKQCEAPEELETGTIMGGFARNAVSGVADKVVEAVKNGDISQFFVMGGCDGRHADRDYYTEFAKELPEDTVILTAGCAKYRYNKLDLGDIGGIPRVLDAGQCNDSYSLVAIAQKLAGAFDVDDINELPISYNIAWYEQKAVLVLLALLSLGVQDIHLGPKLPAFVSENVLDVLVDQFNIQPNTTVKEDMEKMLA from the coding sequence ATGTCAATGCTTTGTTATCAATGTGAAGAAACGGCTAAAGGAGAAGGGTGTACAATTAGAGGTGTCTGTGGAAAAACTGATACTGTGGCTAACTTACAAGACTTATTAATTTACTTATTAAAAGGAATTTCAGTCTATGGAGCTAAAGCTGAAGCCCTAGGGGTTCAGGATGAAAAAGCTGATGAATTCATTATGGAAAGTTTATTTGCGACAGTGACTAATGTTAACTTTGCTGAAGACGATTTCGTAGAATTTATTGAAGAAGCTTTTGAGGTAAGAGCTGATCTAAAAGATAAGCTACTAGCTGAATATGATGGTAGTGAAGCAGATTTAGACGCAGAAGTTCCGGAGATGGCTACTTGGACAGCTGATAGCAAAGATGAAATTTATCAAAAATCAGAAGAAGTAGGAATTCCTACAACTGATAATGAAGATATTAATTCCTTACGTGAGTTATTAACTTATGGTTTAAAAGGAATTGCTGCTTATGCTGATCATGCTTATGTACTGGGCGAGAAAAAAGATGAAATTTTCTCCTTCATGAAGGAAGCATTAGTTGCTATTACTGATGATAGCCTAACTGTTGATGACTTAGTAGGTTTAGTAATGAAGTGCGGTGAATTGGGTGTCGATACTATGGCACTATTAGATAAGGCTAATACTGAAAATTACGGTCATCCTGAACCAACTGAAGTAGAGCTAGGTACTAGAGATAATCCAGGAATTTTAGTGAGCGGTCACGACTTAAGAGATTTAGAAGAACTGCTAGAGCAGACAAAAGGTACAGGGGTAGATGTTTATACCCATGGAGAAATGCTTCCAGCTCAGTCTTATCCTGCCTTTAAAGAATATGATCATTTTGCTGGTAACTATGGCGGTTCTTGGTGGAAGCAGAAAGAAGAATTTGAGAAATTTAACGGACCAATTCTAATGACTACTAATTGTTTAGTACCACCGAAAGATTCTTATAAAGATAGAGTTTATACTACAGGAGTAGTTGGTTTTGAAGGTATGGATCATATTGGCGATCGAGTTAATGATCAGTCTAAAGACTTCTCTTCAGTTATTGAACATGCCAAACAATGTGAAGCGCCAGAAGAATTAGAGACAGGTACAATTATGGGCGGTTTTGCTCGTAATGCAGTTTCTGGAGTAGCAGATAAAGTAGTAGAAGCAGTTAAAAATGGAGATATTAGTCAGTTCTTTGTCATGGGTGGTTGTGACGGACGTCATGCTGATCGAGATTACTATACTGAATTTGCTAAAGAACTACCAGAAGATACAGTAATTCTAACTGCTGGTTGTGCTAAATATAGATATAATAAACTTGATCTAGGTGATATTGGCGGTATTCCACGGGTATTAGATGCCGGTCAATGCAATGACTCATATTCGTTAGTAGCAATTGCTCAGAAACTAGCTGGTGCATTTGACGTTGATGATATTAATGAACTACCTATTTCCTATAACATTGCCTGGTACGAACAAAAAGCAGTTTTAGTCTTATTGGCGCTGCTTTCTCTAGGAGTTCAAGATATTCACCTAGGGCCTAAATTACCAGCATTTGTTTCGGAAAATGTATTAGATGTGTTAGTTGACCAATTTAATATTCAGCCAAATACTACTGTAAAAGAAGATATGGAGAAGATGTTAGCATAG
- a CDS encoding DUF1450 domain-containing protein yields the protein MSEVNFCENNFAQGVEEVKNKIEDNFTEATVEVLPCLGYCGDCAVGPFAVVNDEFVDAGSPDELYKKIENQL from the coding sequence ATGTCAGAAGTAAACTTTTGTGAAAATAATTTTGCTCAAGGAGTAGAAGAAGTAAAAAATAAAATAGAAGATAACTTTACTGAAGCAACAGTGGAGGTGCTGCCCTGTCTTGGATACTGTGGTGATTGTGCTGTAGGGCCATTTGCAGTTGTTAATGATGAATTTGTAGATGCCGGGTCACCAGATGAATTATACAAAAAAATAGAAAATCAATTGTAA
- a CDS encoding DUF1540 domain-containing protein — protein sequence MEKNESIKCRVSNCTHWDSQYCTASDIEVSVDGGGTNAPNSEGTNCHTFEARS from the coding sequence ATGGAGAAGAATGAAAGTATTAAATGTAGAGTAAGTAATTGTACTCATTGGGATAGTCAATATTGTACTGCTAGTGATATTGAAGTTAGTGTAGATGGTGGAGGGACTAATGCCCCTAATTCAGAAGGAACTAATTGTCATACTTTTGAAGCTAGATCATAG
- a CDS encoding FAD-dependent oxidoreductase, with the protein MGNDRYDAVVVGAGPAGSAAAISLAQNNLSVALIERGEKPGSKNMFGGSLSRKPAAEVIPEFWKEAPLERAIVTEELWLMDKTSAVKTGFTGLEFNKSPYNKFSVIRNRFDPWLADQAVKAGAYLMTSTLVEDLVYEKTGLLNKKVSGVELDSGEIIHADVVLLAEGASAALTQEAGLRDEIKPSSLFLYVKEELGLPAETIESRFNLEPGEGANIGMLGYPVSGIIGKGGIWTNQESISIIVGGYLNQITNKGVSPYQLLSRFKEHPLINRLIEGAESIAYKAHTIPKGGYKNLPQLYGDGVLVAGDAAMMITGRRGADLAMLTGLYAAEIIAQARAAQDYSSKILKGYEKRIKNSFFMENIKDRKNRKKYYQNHSDADFLLTKATNDAAYRFFKVGLQSKNDKMKKIKKDFFNMQSTDKIVSDLYHGLRNWGDF; encoded by the coding sequence ATGGGAAATGATCGCTATGATGCAGTAGTTGTAGGAGCAGGTCCAGCTGGTTCTGCTGCAGCTATTTCGTTGGCTCAGAACAATTTATCTGTTGCTTTAATTGAAAGAGGAGAGAAGCCAGGTAGTAAAAATATGTTTGGTGGTAGCTTATCTCGCAAACCAGCAGCTGAAGTTATTCCTGAATTTTGGAAAGAGGCTCCATTAGAAAGAGCTATAGTTACTGAGGAGTTATGGTTAATGGATAAGACTTCAGCAGTTAAGACTGGATTTACTGGTTTGGAATTTAATAAGTCTCCTTATAATAAATTTTCAGTCATTAGAAATAGGTTTGATCCTTGGCTTGCTGATCAGGCGGTTAAAGCAGGGGCTTACCTAATGACAAGTACTTTGGTTGAAGATTTAGTATATGAAAAGACTGGTTTACTTAATAAGAAAGTTTCTGGAGTAGAATTGGATAGTGGAGAGATTATTCATGCCGATGTTGTTCTCTTAGCAGAAGGAGCTAGTGCTGCCTTAACGCAAGAGGCAGGACTAAGGGATGAAATAAAACCTTCTAGTTTATTTCTTTATGTAAAAGAAGAGTTAGGCTTGCCGGCAGAGACTATTGAGTCTCGTTTTAATCTAGAACCAGGCGAAGGAGCTAATATTGGCATGCTTGGTTATCCTGTTTCGGGAATTATTGGTAAAGGAGGAATTTGGACTAATCAAGAATCTATTTCAATAATTGTAGGAGGCTATTTAAATCAAATTACCAATAAAGGGGTGAGTCCCTATCAGTTACTTAGTCGTTTTAAAGAACACCCTTTAATTAATAGATTAATTGAAGGGGCCGAGTCAATAGCTTATAAGGCCCATACTATTCCTAAAGGGGGTTATAAAAACCTTCCTCAACTTTATGGGGATGGAGTTTTAGTAGCGGGGGATGCTGCTATGATGATTACTGGACGTCGAGGTGCTGACTTAGCTATGTTAACAGGGCTTTATGCGGCTGAAATAATAGCACAGGCTAGAGCTGCCCAGGATTATAGTAGTAAAATTCTTAAAGGATATGAAAAGCGAATTAAAAATAGTTTCTTTATGGAGAACATAAAAGATCGGAAAAACAGAAAAAAATATTATCAGAATCATTCTGATGCTGACTTTTTATTGACTAAGGCAACTAATGATGCTGCCTATCGTTTCTTCAAGGTAGGATTACAATCAAAAAATGACAAAATGAAAAAGATCAAGAAAGACTTTTTTAACATGCAGTCTACTGATAAGATAGTTTCGGATCTTTATCATGGACTTAGAAATTGGGGGGATTTCTAA
- a CDS encoding FMN-binding protein → MKKVLIVALVLLILVFQIGLAKNNRYKPGTYIGYIPNKHGDVVIKVQVNKEKITNVEILNPIKKKGEYPHPPAVKLFKKFPKQVIKKQSVDVDTIAGATHSYHNYVKAVKKALSIAKDEYKGDTYYGISKDYEDHGYVLLKTVINKEKIKDVEIIPAKTKKDNLALDKTKGYPHQPAIKAYKIFPKLAVKNQSVHVDAISGATYSINAYNQALRQALKQAKLNPENY, encoded by the coding sequence ATGAAAAAAGTTTTGATTGTCGCCTTAGTATTGTTAATTTTAGTGTTTCAAATTGGTTTGGCTAAAAATAACAGATATAAGCCAGGTACTTATATTGGGTATATTCCTAATAAACATGGTGATGTAGTGATTAAAGTTCAAGTTAATAAAGAAAAAATTACTAATGTAGAGATTTTAAATCCAATAAAGAAAAAGGGAGAATATCCTCATCCTCCAGCAGTTAAATTATTTAAAAAATTTCCTAAACAGGTAATTAAAAAACAATCTGTTGATGTCGATACTATTGCTGGGGCTACTCATAGTTATCATAATTATGTTAAAGCAGTTAAGAAAGCTTTAAGTATAGCTAAAGATGAATATAAGGGTGATACTTATTATGGTATAAGTAAAGATTATGAAGATCATGGTTATGTATTATTAAAAACAGTGATTAATAAAGAAAAAATTAAAGACGTTGAAATTATTCCTGCTAAAACTAAAAAAGATAATTTAGCTTTGGATAAAACAAAAGGTTATCCCCATCAACCGGCTATCAAGGCTTATAAAATTTTTCCTAAACTAGCAGTTAAAAATCAATCTGTACATGTAGATGCAATTTCTGGGGCTACTTATAGTATAAATGCTTATAATCAAGCTTTGAGGCAAGCTTTAAAACAAGCAAAATTGAATCCAGAAAATTATTAA
- a CDS encoding class I SAM-dependent DNA methyltransferase, with protein MNFYKEFSDYYDNIFQTKNNKVEFLVDNVKDKGQILDVATGTGNYAIALGKKGYSVRGLDLSKAMINQALNKIKDKELDVKFKVEDMKNLTNIYKQQNFNLIYCIGNSLVHLENEQEIKDVLNQAYSLLKNKGKLIIQIVNYDRILTKNITSLPTINNEEKQVKLVRNYALEDEKVNFKTKLITPQGQFENSVLLYPLKSGQLREMLNAIGFAEVNLYGDFNYNDYKAYNSFPLIAVAIK; from the coding sequence ATGAATTTTTATAAAGAATTTAGTGATTATTATGACAATATTTTTCAAACTAAGAATAATAAAGTAGAGTTTCTAGTTGATAATGTAAAAGACAAAGGCCAGATATTAGATGTAGCAACTGGAACGGGAAATTATGCAATTGCCCTTGGTAAAAAAGGTTATTCAGTTCGAGGATTAGATTTAAGTAAAGCTATGATTAATCAAGCATTAAATAAAATAAAAGATAAAGAGTTAGATGTAAAATTTAAAGTAGAAGATATGAAAAATTTAACTAATATTTATAAGCAACAAAATTTTAATTTAATTTATTGTATTGGGAATTCATTAGTTCATTTAGAAAACGAACAGGAAATTAAAGATGTATTGAATCAAGCTTATAGTCTTCTTAAAAATAAGGGAAAGTTAATTATTCAAATAGTAAATTATGATCGGATATTAACGAAGAATATAACCAGTTTACCTACTATTAATAATGAAGAAAAACAGGTTAAATTAGTTAGAAACTATGCATTAGAAGATGAAAAGGTTAATTTTAAAACAAAATTAATTACTCCCCAAGGTCAATTTGAAAATTCCGTTTTATTATATCCATTAAAATCTGGTCAATTGAGAGAAATGTTAAATGCTATAGGATTTGCAGAAGTGAACTTATACGGTGATTTTAATTATAATGATTACAAGGCTTATAATTCATTTCCCCTAATAGCAGTAGCAATAAAATAA
- a CDS encoding NAD(P)/FAD-dependent oxidoreductase: MDKPIIVVGGGIAAINAIKAIRENDQATQIILYSKEKFHPYNRIKLSKELLGNLAEDNVSLQAEKWYQENNVDLQLDSEVVDVNPDQHQVILDDQTKVDYKKLLLTTGADNLIPPIEGIDKEGVFTLRNLVDAQQIHDYAQQSEQVLIIGGGIQGLEIAWILSRAGKEVEIVEINSRLMPKELDQTAAEMLKQRVEEAGIKIHLATEISKLTGNDRVEGYQTSAGEQGNCDLVIYSTGIEPNLDLVKNTDLDRNQGIIVNQKMETSSSDIYAAGDVVEFNGRIYGLWNLAINQGKVAGYNLAGQEENYDHVIPVVTLRAFDLDLFAMGNVDQKQATNYLAEENKEAGTYSKIFIKNNVVIGAVVIGDIRKTPVLKKAIEEEIDVSSIDCQNVSVEQFLETIKNK; encoded by the coding sequence ATGGATAAACCGATTATTGTAGTAGGTGGTGGAATAGCAGCTATTAATGCGATTAAAGCAATTAGAGAAAATGACCAAGCAACCCAAATAATATTATATAGTAAAGAAAAGTTTCACCCTTATAATCGAATTAAATTATCAAAAGAATTATTGGGTAATCTAGCTGAGGATAATGTATCACTGCAAGCTGAAAAGTGGTATCAGGAAAATAATGTTGATCTGCAATTAGATTCAGAAGTTGTTGATGTTAATCCAGATCAACATCAAGTTATTTTAGATGATCAAACAAAAGTAGATTATAAAAAATTATTATTAACTACCGGAGCTGATAATTTAATTCCTCCTATTGAAGGAATAGATAAAGAAGGAGTTTTTACGCTCAGAAATTTGGTTGATGCTCAACAAATACACGATTATGCTCAGCAAAGTGAACAAGTTTTAATTATTGGCGGCGGAATTCAAGGGTTAGAAATAGCTTGGATTTTATCACGAGCGGGTAAAGAAGTAGAAATTGTGGAGATTAATTCTCGGTTAATGCCTAAAGAGTTAGATCAAACAGCAGCTGAAATGTTAAAACAGAGGGTGGAAGAAGCAGGTATAAAAATTCACTTAGCTACAGAAATTAGTAAATTAACGGGGAACGACCGAGTTGAAGGTTATCAAACAAGTGCTGGAGAGCAGGGAAACTGCGATTTAGTAATTTATTCAACTGGGATTGAACCGAATTTAGATTTAGTAAAAAATACTGACCTTGATCGTAATCAGGGAATTATTGTTAATCAAAAGATGGAAACTAGCAGTTCCGATATCTATGCTGCCGGTGATGTAGTTGAATTTAATGGTCGGATTTATGGACTCTGGAATTTGGCAATTAACCAAGGTAAAGTGGCAGGTTATAATTTAGCTGGCCAGGAAGAAAATTATGATCATGTAATTCCGGTTGTTACTTTAAGAGCTTTTGATCTTGATTTATTTGCCATGGGTAATGTAGATCAGAAGCAAGCAACTAATTATTTGGCTGAGGAGAATAAGGAAGCAGGAACTTATAGTAAAATATTTATTAAGAATAATGTAGTGATAGGGGCAGTTGTAATCGGGGATATTAGAAAAACCCCAGTGTTAAAGAAGGCAATTGAGGAAGAAATTGATGTAAGCTCAATTGACTGTCAGAATGTATCAGTTGAACAATTTTTAGAAACAATAAAGAATAAATAA